One stretch of Actinacidiphila sp. DG2A-62 DNA includes these proteins:
- a CDS encoding ABC transporter ATP-binding protein: MRLLAAGVRGHRRAAWRIAGWSVLEAGPAAACGWVTAAALDRGFLRGSTGTGLVWLALLGALYVVRAVASRGVFADLAEVVEDLRDLLVRRVVAGALGRAVAGGPAVGAAEVSRLGAQADAARGTVAALLRTARPLAVTLVATVLGLAALSPELSALVLAPLAVSTVAFAVSMRALTARRRTQVLAEEEVAARGGRLLGGLRDVAALGAEPVAAAEATRAIEASAAAGLAVARAAAWRVPLVLVGGYVPLLLLLAVGPGLVRGGTVTAGALVGAATYVTANLVPALRMMTGTVAGLWTQLRIVLDRLALAGAPPDVRESDTVREPSAVRESGAVRESGGSREPAAVPGRARTDEAVRGSGSVGRTAAGRDAAADPTAGPRVRRPERLDLEVRGLTFAYGPRAAPVLDRLDLTVPYGDHVAVVGASGIGKSTLAGLLAGIETPGAGTVLLGGTPVGEVAEAERCRLLVLVPQDPYVFPGTLRDNVRYLAPSASDAALDRASEAVGLGPVLGRLGGWDAVLVRPEAELSAGERQLVVLARAFVSTARVVVLDEATCHLDLAAEARVERAFAERPGSLIVVAHRLSSAVRARRVLLLDGDRVALAPHARLLATSPSYARLFGVWAADAPRAGAGR, translated from the coding sequence TTGCGGCTGCTCGCCGCCGGGGTGCGGGGACACCGGCGCGCCGCGTGGCGGATCGCGGGCTGGTCCGTGCTGGAGGCGGGACCCGCGGCGGCCTGCGGGTGGGTGACGGCCGCCGCCCTCGACCGCGGCTTCCTGCGCGGCAGCACCGGTACGGGGCTGGTCTGGCTCGCGCTGCTGGGCGCGTTGTACGTGGTGCGGGCGGTGGCCTCACGCGGGGTGTTCGCCGACCTGGCCGAGGTGGTGGAGGACCTGCGGGACCTGCTGGTGCGGCGGGTGGTGGCCGGCGCGCTGGGCCGGGCCGTGGCCGGCGGTCCGGCTGTCGGGGCGGCCGAGGTGTCCCGGCTCGGCGCGCAGGCCGACGCCGCGCGCGGGACGGTGGCGGCGCTGCTGCGCACCGCCCGCCCCCTCGCGGTGACTCTCGTGGCGACCGTGCTGGGCCTCGCCGCGCTGAGCCCGGAGCTGTCCGCCCTGGTGCTGGCCCCGCTCGCGGTCTCGACGGTGGCGTTCGCCGTCTCGATGAGGGCCCTGACCGCGCGGCGTCGGACGCAGGTGCTGGCGGAGGAGGAGGTGGCCGCCCGCGGGGGACGGCTGCTGGGCGGGCTGCGGGACGTGGCGGCGCTCGGCGCCGAGCCCGTCGCCGCGGCGGAGGCGACGCGGGCGATCGAGGCGTCGGCCGCCGCGGGGCTCGCGGTGGCGCGGGCCGCGGCCTGGCGGGTGCCGCTGGTGCTGGTCGGCGGCTACGTCCCGCTGCTCCTGCTGCTGGCGGTCGGTCCTGGCCTGGTCCGCGGCGGCACGGTCACCGCGGGCGCGCTCGTCGGCGCGGCGACGTACGTGACGGCGAACCTGGTGCCCGCGCTGCGCATGATGACGGGCACGGTGGCCGGGCTGTGGACGCAACTGCGGATCGTACTCGACCGGTTGGCGCTGGCCGGGGCGCCGCCGGACGTGCGGGAGTCCGACACCGTGCGGGAACCCAGCGCCGTGCGGGAGTCCGGGGCCGTGCGGGAGTCCGGGGGTTCGCGTGAGCCCGCGGCCGTTCCGGGGCGCGCGCGGACGGACGAGGCGGTACGGGGGTCCGGGTCCGTAGGGCGGACGGCAGCCGGGCGGGACGCGGCGGCGGACCCGACGGCGGGTCCGCGGGTGCGCCGCCCGGAACGGCTTGATCTGGAGGTCCGCGGACTGACCTTCGCCTACGGGCCACGGGCGGCGCCGGTCCTGGACCGGCTCGACCTCACCGTGCCGTACGGGGACCACGTGGCCGTGGTCGGCGCCAGCGGTATCGGCAAGTCGACCCTCGCGGGCCTGCTCGCGGGCATCGAGACGCCCGGCGCGGGCACGGTGCTGCTCGGCGGCACGCCCGTGGGCGAGGTGGCAGAAGCCGAACGGTGCCGACTGCTCGTCCTCGTGCCGCAGGACCCCTACGTCTTTCCGGGCACGCTGCGCGACAACGTGCGCTACCTCGCGCCCTCGGCCTCGGACGCGGCGCTGGACCGCGCGTCGGAGGCGGTCGGGCTCGGTCCGGTGCTCGGTCGGCTCGGCGGGTGGGACGCCGTGCTGGTCCGCCCGGAGGCGGAGTTGTCCGCCGGTGAGCGTCAACTCGTCGTATTGGCGAGGGCGTTCGTCTCCACTGCGCGGGTCGTGGTGCTGGACGAGGCGACCTGTCACCTCGATCTGGCCGCGGAGGCGCGGGTGGAGCGGGCGTTCGCCGAGCGTCCGGGATCGCTAATCGTGGTGGCGCACCGGCTGTCGTCCGCGGTGCGCGCGCGCCGGGTGCTGCTGCTCGACGGCGACCGCGTCGCGCTCGCGCCGCACGCGCGGCTGCTCGCCACGAGTCCTTCCTACGCGCGGCTGTTCGGCGTCTGGGCGGCCGACGCGCCCCGAGCCGGCGCGGGGCGCTGA
- a CDS encoding lanthionine synthetase LanC family protein, with protein sequence MRIADRYTVREAIRHSARGGVFRAVDDRTGARVIVKQARAHVGAGLPGQDARDALRHEYEALGALRGVAAEPLYWHESGAHAFLVQSEVPGVPLARWVQEQRGATAGGLPTARLVELGRRLADLLGRVHARGLVFQDFTPNNIMIAADGTLTLIDAEHAAAPGALTLRAFTPGYGPPEQTRGRRIGPAFGPAVDLFALGCVLCYAATGHSPAFLPDTSPARPVDGRMALLLATAAVDDPAVRALAPAIVGLTRETPGARWPLSRLRAFLDGLAEGSTDAEAPADAPAKAPDGGRVAVRPVADVPAAPAAREAETSGTGSGHGAARGAAATANAVATADGVGNGHSTPGPDVGAGGTDTTGGTGRTGDPGRTGVTRGTAGADDAVPEFEAYGPAVRDALVADGLAHLVATMADPAGDPERLWSSGAFGRTTDPCNVQHGAAGVLATLVRADRVLDLPRVRAAAAAAGRWIGGRLDDVPRLLPGLYFGRAGTAWALYDAARHLGDEELAAGALRTALTLPVRWPNPDVCHGAAGAGFAQLHLWRATGDERFLARAQSCADGLAEAVERDGDRVFWPVPDDFDSAMAGMRHFGFAHGVAGVGAFLLAAGTATGRADLLDLAVAAGDTLAAEAERGPWGARWRDGRDSAFGQGMLYHWCSGASGVGTFLIRLWRAHGDPRFRQLAEEAGAAVRHARWVSPSATCHGLAGNGHFLLDLADAVGGPYRAWADDLAACLYTRHGLADGRRVLPDESGAEVRADHQTGLSGCVDFLLRLAHGGPRPWLADEDGHGTTRSRDAAERPARDGRAGGSTSADGVPGPAVAPSAAGGAVPSGAARRGRATSAGAPASAGADPVPTGAGA encoded by the coding sequence GTGCGGATCGCCGACCGGTACACCGTCCGCGAGGCGATCCGGCACTCCGCGCGCGGCGGCGTCTTCCGCGCGGTCGACGACCGCACCGGAGCGCGCGTGATCGTCAAGCAGGCGCGCGCCCACGTCGGCGCCGGGCTGCCCGGACAGGACGCGCGCGACGCGCTGCGGCACGAGTACGAGGCGCTCGGCGCGCTGCGGGGCGTCGCGGCCGAGCCGCTGTACTGGCACGAGAGCGGCGCCCACGCGTTCCTGGTGCAGTCCGAGGTGCCCGGTGTGCCGTTGGCGCGCTGGGTGCAGGAACAGCGGGGCGCGACCGCCGGCGGGCTGCCCACGGCGCGGCTGGTCGAGCTCGGCCGACGCCTGGCCGACCTGCTCGGGCGCGTGCACGCCCGCGGCCTGGTCTTCCAGGACTTCACGCCGAACAACATCATGATCGCGGCCGACGGCACGCTGACGCTGATCGACGCCGAGCACGCCGCGGCGCCGGGCGCGCTGACCCTCCGCGCGTTCACGCCCGGCTACGGCCCGCCCGAGCAGACGCGCGGCCGAAGGATCGGGCCCGCGTTCGGCCCCGCGGTCGACCTCTTCGCGCTGGGCTGCGTGCTGTGCTACGCGGCCACGGGCCACTCTCCCGCCTTCCTGCCCGACACCTCGCCGGCCCGCCCGGTCGACGGGCGGATGGCCCTGCTCCTCGCCACCGCGGCCGTCGACGACCCGGCGGTTCGCGCCCTGGCCCCGGCCATCGTCGGACTCACCCGCGAGACCCCCGGGGCGCGCTGGCCGCTGTCCCGGCTCCGCGCCTTCCTCGACGGGCTCGCCGAAGGGAGCACGGACGCCGAGGCCCCCGCCGACGCCCCCGCCAAGGCCCCGGACGGCGGCCGGGTCGCGGTCCGGCCCGTCGCGGACGTCCCCGCCGCGCCCGCCGCGCGGGAGGCCGAGACCTCCGGTACGGGCTCCGGGCACGGAGCCGCGCGGGGGGCCGCGGCGACCGCGAACGCCGTTGCGACAGCGGACGGCGTTGGGAACGGGCACAGCACCCCGGGCCCGGACGTCGGAGCCGGTGGCACCGACACGACCGGCGGGACCGGCCGGACCGGCGATCCCGGCAGGACCGGCGTCACGCGCGGAACAGCCGGCGCGGACGACGCCGTGCCGGAGTTCGAGGCGTACGGGCCGGCGGTCCGGGACGCGCTGGTGGCGGACGGCCTGGCGCACCTCGTCGCGACGATGGCCGACCCGGCCGGCGACCCCGAACGCCTGTGGTCCAGCGGCGCGTTCGGGCGGACCACCGATCCGTGCAATGTGCAGCACGGGGCGGCCGGGGTGCTCGCCACGCTGGTCCGCGCGGACCGCGTGCTGGACCTGCCGCGGGTGCGTGCCGCGGCCGCCGCGGCCGGGCGGTGGATCGGCGGGCGCCTCGACGACGTGCCGCGGCTGCTGCCCGGCCTCTACTTCGGGCGGGCCGGAACGGCATGGGCGCTGTACGACGCGGCGCGGCATCTGGGCGACGAGGAGCTGGCCGCGGGAGCCCTGCGGACCGCGCTCACCCTGCCGGTGCGCTGGCCCAACCCGGACGTGTGCCACGGCGCCGCCGGGGCCGGCTTCGCCCAGCTGCACCTGTGGCGGGCCACCGGCGACGAGCGCTTCCTGGCCCGGGCGCAGTCCTGCGCCGACGGTCTGGCCGAGGCGGTCGAACGGGACGGGGACCGGGTGTTCTGGCCGGTGCCCGACGACTTCGACTCGGCCATGGCGGGCATGCGGCACTTCGGGTTCGCCCACGGCGTCGCGGGCGTCGGGGCCTTCCTGCTGGCCGCCGGCACGGCGACCGGCCGCGCGGACCTCCTGGACCTCGCCGTGGCCGCCGGCGACACCCTGGCCGCGGAGGCCGAGCGCGGCCCGTGGGGCGCGCGCTGGCGCGACGGGCGGGACAGCGCCTTCGGCCAGGGCATGCTCTACCACTGGTGCAGCGGCGCCTCGGGCGTCGGCACCTTCCTGATCCGCCTGTGGCGGGCCCATGGCGACCCCCGGTTCCGGCAGCTCGCGGAGGAGGCCGGCGCGGCGGTCCGGCACGCCCGCTGGGTCTCGCCCTCCGCGACCTGTCACGGCCTGGCGGGCAACGGCCACTTCCTGCTCGACCTCGCCGACGCGGTCGGCGGGCCGTATCGGGCCTGGGCCGACGACCTCGCGGCCTGCCTGTACACCCGGCACGGCCTGGCGGACGGCCGCCGTGTGCTGCCCGACGAGTCCGGCGCCGAGGTCCGCGCCGACCATCAGACCGGGTTGAGCGGCTGTGTCGACTTCCTGCTGCGCCTCGCGCACGGCGGGCCCCGGCCCTGGCTGGCCGACGAGGACGGCCACGGGACGACCCGGTCGCGGGACGCCGCGGAGCGGCCGGCGCGCGACGGCCGCGCGGGCGGCTCGACGAGCGCGGACGGCGTGCCCGGTCCCGCGGTCGCGCCGTCCGCCGCGGGCGGCGCCGTGCCGTCAGGGGCGGCGCGGAGAGGACGGGCCACGTCGGCAGGCGCCCCGGCGTCCGCCGGAGCCGACCCGGTGCCGACCGGAGCCGGCGCGTGA
- a CDS encoding ALQxL family class IV lanthipeptide: MAEIDYDALEMLPAEEEQTTAVYELPCTMTCSWTCSWTGSAN; encoded by the coding sequence ATGGCTGAGATCGACTACGACGCGCTGGAGATGCTCCCCGCCGAGGAGGAGCAGACCACTGCCGTCTACGAGCTGCCCTGCACCATGACCTGCAGCTGGACCTGCAGCTGGACCGGCTCGGCGAACTGA
- a CDS encoding S9 family peptidase, whose translation MTTAATDTEAAAGTTAAGPADLADAPADLAGAPDAPGARTPVLVRMGFRFSADGTRLACLAADSRHRWHVESWVLTADGPRRLSRWPHPGEATYSTVLPLEGGRVLLSRHRQGAQVLDLLDARGGVAASASWTERPLRLLVGAGGGYAVGSDPDGRTTVHRFPAGGAAPRALVTVPGRLSGGVPYGRWLLFTRVDGGHAEPVAVDPDAGTVTALRLPGLTGSARLLAAGGGSLLLAAGDGPRPRLALAAAAGEVPVRVLPETSPLAALPGTAHPVALDPTGRFAAHVGVRGARSALVLHDWTRDRVHEADLPAGVLSPVAAWGARGLWLPLATPLHPALPCWLSPADLAPETPESPEAPEPVGRGAATPRVGRRAARAGRGGPGVPGAPWAPRVRVPAVSGDARAAHPGRLESLPGARGPVEAVVHGPAWAHAERVVIALHGGPNSRWSLGYEPLFQALAAEGVAVVAPNQRGSTGYGAAYTLATVGDWGGPDLDDVLAVAAHLRAGRPAGAPAPALFGISYGAWLAVLAATAEPGGWSGCAAVAPFLSGARLHADGGPGVRDMVERLGGDSPRSAARDLERLAPRLATPLLLVHGRHDETVPVAHSRLLAAAAGAPGTVGSRCAADPHAAPGSRCAADPHAAPGAAGSAVRAPVRLIELPDRGHAALGLSPDDPVLAEVVAFLRAAAVPPPRDSVPPAASASSKRAGGHGTGGSNPPGPTYR comes from the coding sequence GTGACGACCGCCGCCACGGACACCGAAGCCGCGGCCGGCACGACCGCCGCCGGGCCGGCCGACCTGGCCGACGCACCGGCCGACCTGGCCGGCGCACCCGACGCACCGGGCGCGCGCACGCCGGTCCTCGTCCGGATGGGCTTCCGCTTCTCCGCCGACGGCACGCGCCTCGCGTGCCTGGCAGCCGACTCCCGGCACCGCTGGCACGTGGAGTCGTGGGTCCTGACGGCGGACGGCCCGCGCCGCCTGTCCCGATGGCCGCACCCGGGCGAGGCCACGTACTCGACCGTGCTTCCGTTGGAGGGCGGCCGGGTGCTGCTGTCCCGGCACCGGCAGGGCGCCCAGGTGCTGGACCTGCTCGACGCCCGCGGCGGGGTGGCGGCGTCGGCGTCCTGGACCGAGCGGCCGCTACGGCTGCTGGTGGGGGCGGGCGGCGGCTACGCGGTGGGGTCCGACCCCGACGGCCGTACCACGGTTCACCGATTCCCCGCAGGCGGCGCCGCGCCGCGGGCCCTGGTGACCGTGCCGGGCAGGCTCAGCGGCGGAGTCCCGTACGGGCGGTGGCTGCTGTTCACCCGCGTGGACGGGGGCCACGCCGAGCCGGTCGCGGTGGACCCGGACGCCGGCACGGTCACGGCCCTGCGACTCCCCGGACTCACCGGGTCGGCGCGCCTGCTGGCCGCGGGCGGAGGATCGCTGCTGCTGGCCGCCGGGGACGGTCCGCGCCCGCGGCTCGCGCTGGCCGCCGCGGCGGGCGAGGTCCCGGTGCGGGTGCTGCCCGAAACCTCCCCGCTCGCAGCGCTGCCCGGCACCGCCCACCCCGTGGCGCTCGACCCGACCGGGCGCTTCGCCGCGCACGTGGGCGTGCGCGGCGCCCGCTCGGCGCTGGTGCTGCACGACTGGACCCGTGACCGGGTGCACGAAGCGGACCTGCCGGCCGGCGTGCTCTCGCCCGTCGCCGCCTGGGGCGCACGCGGCCTCTGGCTTCCCCTGGCCACCCCGCTGCACCCCGCCCTCCCCTGCTGGCTTTCCCCCGCCGACCTGGCACCGGAGACACCGGAGTCGCCCGAGGCGCCCGAGCCGGTCGGCCGGGGAGCGGCAACTCCGCGGGTCGGCCGGCGAGCGGCACGCGCGGGACGCGGAGGCCCCGGCGTGCCCGGCGCGCCATGGGCGCCGCGCGTGCGGGTGCCGGCCGTCAGCGGCGACGCGCGGGCGGCGCACCCCGGGCGGCTGGAGTCGCTGCCCGGCGCGCGGGGGCCGGTGGAGGCCGTGGTCCACGGACCGGCCTGGGCGCACGCCGAGCGCGTCGTGATCGCGCTGCACGGCGGGCCCAACAGCCGCTGGTCGCTGGGCTACGAGCCGCTGTTCCAGGCGCTCGCCGCGGAAGGCGTCGCCGTGGTCGCCCCCAACCAGCGCGGCAGCACCGGCTACGGCGCCGCGTACACGCTCGCCACGGTGGGCGACTGGGGCGGCCCCGACCTCGACGACGTGCTGGCCGTCGCGGCGCACCTGCGGGCCGGGCGTCCGGCCGGGGCGCCGGCGCCGGCGCTGTTCGGCATCAGTTACGGCGCCTGGCTCGCGGTGCTGGCGGCGACCGCCGAGCCCGGCGGCTGGTCCGGATGCGCCGCGGTGGCCCCCTTCCTCTCCGGCGCGCGCCTGCACGCGGACGGAGGGCCGGGCGTCCGGGACATGGTCGAGCGCCTGGGCGGCGACTCGCCGCGCTCGGCCGCCCGCGACCTGGAACGGCTCGCCCCGCGTCTGGCGACCCCGCTGCTGCTGGTCCACGGACGCCACGACGAGACCGTGCCGGTGGCGCACTCCCGACTGCTCGCGGCGGCTGCCGGCGCGCCCGGGACCGTCGGCAGCCGGTGCGCCGCCGACCCGCACGCGGCCCCCGGCAGCCGGTGCGCCGCCGACCCGCACGCGGCCCCCGGGGCCGCCGGGTCCGCGGTTCGCGCTCCGGTCCGCTTGATCGAACTGCCGGACCGCGGCCACGCCGCGCTCGGCCTGTCCCCCGACGACCCCGTGCTCGCCGAGGTCGTCGCCTTCCTGCGCGCGGCCGCCGTGCCGCCGCCCCGCGACTCCGTGCCGCCCGCCGCGTCCGCTTCATCAAAACGCGCCGGAGGGCACGGGACGGGCGGGTCGAACCCGCCCGGACCGACGTACCGCTGA
- a CDS encoding class III lanthionine synthetase LanKC N-terminal domain-containing protein: MAEFSLSGVVRAVLDRAAADATTNGPAAGGPAPGGTVRTGGPAADTVRTGGVADAVVRTGEHRTWSMRTGETWCHVEPSDAPRRRQGWKLHVSATRLSFPEVLHRTAEVLVDAGCAFKFARSLDLVQEMTSHRYDRAQCGKVITVYPADDARLAALAQALDEATAGLPGPAVLSDRPWRPGSLVHLRYGAFDGTPVLTNEGSFEVMLRDPAGRAVRDARKPWFTPPAWPACRCRPPGARRRQRRTRATPRGPPAAEQRPGTFRAAPPDGPPCGSPTGTPSARRSGTPRAAASSARSTTAPERA, encoded by the coding sequence ATGGCGGAGTTCTCCCTGTCCGGCGTGGTGCGCGCCGTCCTCGACCGCGCGGCCGCCGACGCGACGACGAACGGCCCGGCGGCGGGCGGCCCGGCGCCGGGCGGCACGGTCCGTACGGGCGGCCCGGCGGCGGACACGGTCCGCACGGGCGGCGTCGCGGACGCCGTCGTGCGCACCGGGGAGCACAGGACCTGGTCGATGCGCACCGGCGAGACGTGGTGCCACGTCGAGCCCTCGGACGCGCCACGCCGCCGGCAGGGCTGGAAACTGCACGTGTCCGCCACCCGGCTGTCGTTCCCGGAGGTGCTCCACCGCACCGCGGAGGTCCTGGTGGACGCCGGATGCGCCTTCAAGTTCGCCCGCAGCCTCGACCTCGTCCAGGAGATGACCTCGCACCGCTACGACCGCGCGCAGTGCGGCAAGGTGATCACCGTCTATCCCGCCGACGACGCTCGACTGGCCGCGCTGGCCCAGGCGTTGGACGAGGCCACGGCGGGGCTGCCCGGTCCCGCGGTGCTGTCCGACCGGCCCTGGCGTCCCGGCAGCCTGGTGCACCTGCGCTACGGCGCCTTCGACGGCACGCCGGTGCTCACCAACGAGGGCTCCTTCGAAGTGATGCTGCGCGATCCGGCGGGACGCGCGGTACGGGACGCGCGCAAGCCGTGGTTCACGCCGCCGGCCTGGCCGGCCTGCCGCTGCCGGCCCCCGGGCGCCCGCAGGCGGCAGCGGCGGACCCGAGCGACGCCGCGGGGACCGCCGGCGGCGGAGCAGCGGCCCGGGACGTTCCGCGCGGCGCCGCCGGACGGCCCGCCGTGCGGATCGCCGACCGGTACACCGTCCGCGAGGCGATCCGGCACTCCGCGCGCGGCGGCGTCTTCCGCGCGGTCGACGACCGCACCGGAGCGCGCGTGA
- a CDS encoding ATP-binding cassette domain-containing protein, giving the protein MQSSPGSRLLRSAARRVRGRLVLLVVLMAVQAVAGLTVPSLLAAAVDAALRGSGAGRDAVVLAAALLLAGVCEVAAALLAATCTARTAAWLRTRLVDRLLAAGPRSRVPHGEAVTQLAQAATQAAELPTAASQWGVSTLASAAAAAMLWVIDWRVGLAFTAGVPVAVALARRFVAGSSQAQQDYLAAQARVATRLLAAMGGARTIRASGTLAAETRRVLEPLAEVSAAGHKLWRLQRRVVWRFGLLLPAVEVAVLGVAGAGVAAHRIPPGGLLSTAGYLAVAAQAVQQIDTLFSFAQARAGAARLARTLDVPVPVGGQAPAAAPGRGEVRLRGVVVRQEGRAVLDGVDLVLPAGTSVALVGRSGSGKSLLASLVGRLADPDEGEVLLDGVPVAALPLAELRARVAYAFERPVLLGATVGQAVGYGLPDTPGTHAAVRRAARAAHADDFVLRLPHGYDTPLEQAPMSGGERQRLGLARALARPALVHVLDDATSGLDTLTEADVVRSLTRVLDGRTRLVVAHRAGTAARCDAVAWLDAGRVRAFGPHAALWRADPEYRAVFSPGPADPDEDSAPSGGPRPTAVSAAAPAQGPSLLTSAAAAPSAVPSTAPSGPDTGPGAATAGADAAGPPRPNSPAAGSGTGRLPAAVRAAAPATVRHEDGRRHEDGRRREAAVRRDEPGGPRPRLADSPLPAAAPDRDGDSRAARGRTQAGGHGAR; this is encoded by the coding sequence ATGCAGAGCTCCCCCGGCAGCCGGCTGCTGCGCTCGGCGGCACGCCGGGTGCGCGGTCGGCTCGTCCTGCTGGTGGTCCTCATGGCGGTCCAGGCGGTGGCCGGGCTCACCGTGCCGTCGCTGCTCGCGGCCGCCGTGGACGCGGCTCTGCGCGGCTCCGGCGCAGGACGGGACGCCGTGGTGCTGGCCGCGGCGCTGCTCCTGGCGGGGGTGTGCGAGGTCGCGGCGGCACTGCTGGCGGCGACGTGCACCGCCAGGACCGCGGCCTGGCTGCGGACCCGGCTGGTGGACCGGCTGCTGGCGGCCGGCCCGCGCTCGCGGGTCCCGCACGGCGAGGCGGTCACCCAACTCGCGCAGGCCGCCACGCAGGCCGCCGAACTTCCCACCGCCGCCTCGCAGTGGGGCGTCTCCACCCTCGCCTCGGCGGCGGCCGCCGCCATGCTGTGGGTGATCGACTGGCGGGTCGGCCTGGCGTTCACCGCGGGCGTACCGGTGGCGGTGGCGCTGGCCCGGCGGTTCGTCGCCGGGTCGTCCCAGGCGCAGCAGGACTACTTGGCGGCGCAGGCGCGGGTCGCCACCCGGCTGCTGGCCGCGATGGGGGGCGCCCGCACCATCCGCGCCTCCGGAACGCTCGCCGCCGAGACCCGGCGCGTCCTGGAGCCACTGGCCGAGGTGTCGGCGGCCGGGCACAAGCTGTGGCGACTGCAGCGGCGCGTGGTGTGGCGCTTCGGGCTGCTGCTGCCCGCGGTCGAGGTGGCGGTGCTGGGCGTGGCGGGCGCGGGCGTCGCGGCGCACCGGATCCCGCCCGGCGGCCTGTTGTCGACGGCGGGCTACCTGGCGGTGGCCGCCCAGGCGGTGCAGCAGATCGACACGCTGTTCTCGTTCGCGCAGGCGCGGGCCGGCGCCGCCCGGCTGGCCCGGACGCTGGACGTGCCGGTACCGGTCGGCGGGCAGGCGCCGGCCGCCGCGCCGGGCCGGGGCGAGGTGCGGCTGCGCGGGGTCGTGGTGCGGCAGGAGGGCCGGGCGGTCCTCGACGGCGTCGACCTGGTCCTGCCGGCCGGCACGTCGGTGGCGCTGGTCGGCCGCAGCGGCAGCGGCAAGAGCCTGCTGGCCTCGCTGGTCGGCCGGTTGGCCGACCCGGACGAGGGCGAGGTGCTGCTGGACGGCGTCCCGGTCGCCGCGCTGCCCCTGGCGGAGCTGCGGGCCCGGGTGGCGTACGCGTTCGAGCGGCCGGTCCTGCTCGGGGCGACGGTCGGCCAGGCGGTCGGCTACGGGCTGCCCGACACCCCCGGCACCCACGCGGCGGTGCGCCGGGCCGCCCGCGCCGCGCACGCCGACGACTTCGTGCTGCGCCTGCCGCACGGCTACGACACCCCGCTGGAGCAGGCGCCGATGTCCGGTGGGGAACGGCAGCGGCTGGGGCTCGCGAGAGCGCTGGCGCGGCCGGCGCTCGTGCACGTCCTGGACGACGCGACGTCGGGGCTCGACACGCTCACCGAGGCCGACGTGGTGCGTTCCCTCACCCGCGTGCTCGACGGGCGGACCCGGTTGGTCGTCGCCCACCGGGCGGGCACCGCCGCCCGCTGCGACGCGGTGGCGTGGCTCGACGCGGGGCGGGTCCGGGCGTTCGGCCCGCACGCCGCACTGTGGCGCGCGGACCCGGAGTACCGGGCCGTGTTCTCCCCCGGCCCGGCCGACCCCGATGAGGATTCCGCTCCGTCCGGGGGTCCACGGCCGACCGCGGTGAGCGCCGCCGCGCCCGCGCAGGGCCCCTCGCTCCTGACGTCGGCCGCGGCGGCCCCGTCGGCCGTCCCGTCCACGGCTCCGTCCGGGCCGGACACCGGGCCGGGCGCCGCGACGGCGGGCGCGGACGCGGCGGGGCCGCCGCGGCCGAACTCCCCCGCGGCCGGGAGCGGGACCGGACGCCTGCCCGCCGCGGTCCGGGCCGCGGCGCCGGCGACCGTACGGCACGAGGACGGGAGACGGCACGAGGACGGGAGACGGCGGGAGGCCGCGGTGCGGCGGGACGAGCCGGGCGGTCCGCGACCGCGCCTCGCGGACTCCCCGCTTCCGGCCGCGGCGCCGGACCGCGACGGCGACAGCCGCGCGGCACGCGGACGTACGCAGGCGGGAGGCCACGGTGCGCGGTGA
- a CDS encoding ALQxL family class IV lanthipeptide, producing the protein MTEIDYDALEMLPAEEEHAGAAVELACASTCLWTCSWTSVSGL; encoded by the coding sequence ATGACCGAGATCGACTACGACGCGCTGGAGATGCTCCCCGCCGAGGAGGAGCACGCAGGAGCCGCCGTGGAGCTGGCCTGTGCCTCCACCTGCCTGTGGACCTGCAGCTGGACCAGCGTCTCCGGCCTCTGA
- a CDS encoding SigE family RNA polymerase sigma factor codes for MTQGVRREDGGPRADVDGGEGAAVPGRWDDDGGFSMFVAARWRALTHTAYLLTGDFHEAEDLVQATLVRVYPHWGRIRQETAESYVRRCLVNTHRKRRIAQFLVPLLPDSASPAADADPSAAGEERDVLLRALADLPVRMRTVVVLRYWEDLGAEDVARALGCSVGTVKSQASRALVKLRDHPALAGHPSAGRLGEPR; via the coding sequence GTGACGCAGGGGGTCCGGCGGGAGGACGGCGGGCCGCGCGCGGACGTGGACGGCGGGGAGGGCGCCGCGGTGCCGGGGCGGTGGGACGACGACGGCGGGTTCAGCATGTTCGTCGCCGCCCGCTGGCGTGCCCTGACGCACACCGCGTACCTGCTCACCGGCGACTTCCACGAGGCCGAGGACCTGGTGCAGGCGACACTGGTGCGGGTCTACCCGCACTGGGGGCGGATCCGTCAGGAGACGGCGGAGAGCTATGTCCGCCGCTGCCTGGTCAACACCCACCGCAAGCGCAGGATCGCGCAGTTCCTGGTGCCGTTGCTGCCGGACTCCGCCTCTCCGGCGGCGGACGCCGACCCGTCCGCCGCGGGGGAGGAGCGCGACGTGCTGTTACGGGCGCTCGCCGACCTCCCGGTGCGCATGCGCACCGTCGTGGTGCTCAGGTACTGGGAGGACCTCGGCGCGGAGGACGTCGCCCGGGCGCTGGGCTGCTCGGTCGGCACGGTCAAGAGTCAGGCGTCCCGCGCGCTGGTGAAGCTGCGGGACCATCCCGCCCTCGCCGGCCACCCGTCGGCCGGCAGACTCGGGGAGCCCCGATGA